DNA sequence from the Ischnura elegans chromosome 8, ioIscEleg1.1, whole genome shotgun sequence genome:
aatgaaggaaattacaacgttGCCACAACCACCACTCGTGATCCATCTCATTACGAAGGCTCCAATACGACTTCGAGACGATAAGTTTGAAACACACCAATTACCCTTCGTGTTGGTGAGCACTCGTAATGGACCGCTCGGGATGGTGAGTGAGTGGAATtattacgagcgattcaaacacaaccccccaGGGTCCAAACACCTGCAGTGATGGAAAATATTATACAAGCTCCTCGGGGGGCAATGTGGAGGTCATTGCTACATATGCAGATTGCATATTATTTATGCCAATTGTACCATTGTACGTATGACCCATCACCCATGTTGCCCAGAAGAAAACCATGTACACATTGAGAAAGGGAAAACACCTCCTGAAATTGGGACTTCATACGTGGAGAAGAAAGAAGTAGTGGGGATGCCACAGGAAGGAAAGTGTTCTCAGAGTAAATGATACCTGCACTGAAGGTTTTAGAAATATCAATAGTCTGCCAAaggcaggagaaaaaaaaacagctcaAAAATATACTCACAGCACTAGAAAACTTGGTCTTAACAACACCAGGAGCAATGCAATTAACGCGAATATTTTCTGGTGCCAAATCCTGGGAGGCAGCTTTTGTTAAACCAAATAGTGCAGTTTTACTGACAGAATATGCACCAAGCAGCTGTAAGTAAAAGACCCGAACATCATCAAATGATTATAAAATCCTCCAAATAATTATAAAGATGACAACCTTTGAATGAAAGGTGAACTTACATTGAATGGCTGGAAACCAGCAATGGAAGACACATATATGATTGAACCACCTCCCCTTTTCCTAATAAATGGCAAGGCTTCTTTGGACAACAGGTAAGCAGCCTTAACGTTCACATCAAATATTTTATCCCACGAGCTTTCATCAATCTGCACAATAGAAAAACTAAttatagttgaaaatgcattaaaGTACTATTTTCATTCCTTATTGAGTTCTATTTTATAGTCAATGGATAAAAAATCACCTCCAGGACTGGTCCAGTAGTAGGATTGACAGCAGCATTGGAAACCAAAATGTCAATTCCACCAAATTTATCAACCGCCTGAAATCAGGAGACTgtgtttttaatacaaaaatggAACGGTATTTAGCTCAGCATCAACATAATAGGCGAGGGATTTCTTTAAGGCCTGAGCGATCTccaaaataatcggtaatgataCAGGCAGAAGAGAATCAAAATAAATCGTTCAAACGCGTATGAGATACTCATATCTAATTAATATCTAAGCATTCGGAACTTCACTTTCAATCCATACATTCACAATTGGGTATGTATGTGATTAAAAACAACACTAAATTACAAGAATATACCAACGCAGTTCCAGTAAACTGTACACAAAAACCCACTTACCTTGTTGAAAAGTCTTGCTCTATCTTCGGCTTTGCTCACGTGACATACCACTCCATCGACACTTAGGCCTTCTTGTGACAGCTTCTTCACAGCCTCTTGCACATTCTTCTCTTTTCGGCTACTCACAACCACGCTAGCTCCTTCGTCGGCTAAGCGCTTTGCAATGGCAAATCCTATTCTGTAATTACATAAGGAAATGCATTCATCACGAGCACTAACGCACCAACAGTTAAAAATGAACAAACACCtcaatggaaaaatagtttaattaccCATCTGTTGAGGCAGTAACGACAGCGACTTTCCCCTTAAGCCTGGGCGATGCGGTAGCATAATTTTTACAAGGGTTCAACAATATTTCGCCACCCATTACCTTAGGAGCAGCAAATAATAGCGACCTAAGCATTACTTAATAGCAGAGGCTGGTTTTTCACCTCGGGAAGCAAGCGGTATATTAGATGATGAAAAATCTTAACTGCCGAGAAAAATGCAGCCTCTTATCAGCGGTTTATAACACCTCGGGTGATTTATTTTTGCACACATCATTGTTCTGTGCGGGTGGCGATGCTCATACGTTTCTATCAGCTGATCGAGTTCGAATCGCGCCAAATTCGAAAAGGTCGATTAACACCTACGTCCACTTACAATTAGAGCTTTCGTTATAGGGCAAACGAATTCTCAACTACTAAAGCAAACTGTAACCCTTGGTGAATATTGGAGTAGGCTATAAAATCTTACCAGGACAAAATATCATAAAGGTAAATCATTAATTCCATTGA
Encoded proteins:
- the LOC124163573 gene encoding dehydrogenase/reductase SDR family member 4; amino-acid sequence: MLRSLLFAAPKVMGGEILLNPCKNYATASPRLKGKVAVVTASTDGIGFAIAKRLADEGASVVVSSRKEKNVQEAVKKLSQEGLSVDGVVCHVSKAEDRARLFNKAVDKFGGIDILVSNAAVNPTTGPVLEIDESSWDKIFDVNVKAAYLLSKEALPFIRKRGGGSIIYVSSIAGFQPFNLLGAYSVSKTALFGLTKAASQDLAPENIRVNCIAPGVVKTKFSSALHESEDAREIALRNIPMNRLAMPHEMGGVAAFLCSDDASYITGETIVVSGGMPSRL